A region from the Chrysoperla carnea chromosome 4, inChrCarn1.1, whole genome shotgun sequence genome encodes:
- the LOC123297679 gene encoding uncharacterized protein LOC123297679 gives MAALIYTLCQNVYKNIFYVHAINKINKNIGINYFLKQLLSYSNSKQSINNQLIESNKLTSNIYNKRNVYNSLVSQNSLNKIFVRYMQQNVRGFSSISPNPAPKPDPPKQRSLPPLMDFPEIVWPSIFKSVRNWILSTLIIAPYFDREFSLYDFVVGSKKAIEVVSQKISSGDFKELEGLVTNDAIDSISKSVSLLSLAQRQQLAIDCKDIYFSFPYQVGIMFDDAETSSQQKRFVEITMVYHVLQDLHLMRERGEEPPLNVGLLPEFRDKIHICNYRFIREFTKGVEDQWTINVINHFKPSDFL, from the exons ATGGCCGCCTTAATTTATACGTTATgtcaaaatgtttataaaaatattttttatgttcatgctattaacaaaataaataaaaatataggtatTAATTATTTCCTTAAACAATTGTTATCATATTCAAATAGTAAACAATCAATTAATAATCAGTTAATCGAATCGAATAAATTAacctctaatatttataataaacgtaATGTTTATAATTCGCTAGTAtcacaaaattcattaaataaaatattcgtaCGATATATGCAACAAAATGTCCGTGGCTTTAGTTCAATATCACCAAATCCGGCCCCAAAACCGGATCCCCCAAAACAACGTTCGCTACCACCGTTAATGGATTTTCCTGAAATTGTGTGgccatcaatttttaaatcagttAGAAATTGGATATTATCAACATTAATTATCGCACCATATTTTGATCGGGAATTTTCGTTGTATGATTTTGTTGTGGGGTCAAAGAAAGCAATTGAG gtagtttcacaaaaaatatcttCTGGAGACTTTAAAGAATTGGAAGGACTAGTCACAAACGATGCTATTGACTCTATTTCGAAGTCTGTTTCTTTGTTATCGCTAGCTCAAAGACAACAATTAGCTATTGATtgtaaagatatttatttttcatttccgTATCAG gtTGGAATTATGTTCGACGATGCAGAAACATCTTCACAACAAAAACGATTTGTCGAAATAACAATGGTGTATCATGTTTTACAAGACTTGCATTTAATGCGTGAACGTGGCGAAGAACCACCATTAAATGTGGGACTTTTACCCGAATTTCGTGACAAGATACACATTTGTAATTATAGATTTATTCGTGAATTCACAAAGGGCGTTGAAGATCAATGGACAATCaatgtaataaatcattttaaacccAGTGATTTCTTATaa
- the LOC123298029 gene encoding maspardin-like — protein MSYISDLSQSQEYLSYRSSIPLRKISVDSDGTKGWRIYDCGPKSVKCPIICLPPVSGTADIFFKQALALSAKGYRVISAEPPVYWTVREFCDGFKKLLDYLEFTKVHIFGASLGGFLAQKFAESTYLCPRVASLVLCNSFTDTKIFSYRDSALLFWILPAMVLKRMIMGNFHCEKVDPEIVEAIDFMVERLESLSQAELASRLTLNCIPDYVEVHKLNDLPVTIIDVFDEYALSSEVREETYKCYPNARLGHLKSGGNFPYLSRSEEVNLYLQIHLRQFDGTKEAAADPSIKTLKPLVSKK, from the exons atgagtTATATCAGTGATCTTTCTCAATCTCAAGAATATTTAAGTTATCGAAGTAGTATACCATTACGAAAAATATCTGTTGATAGTGATGGAACTAAG gGCTGGAGAATATATGATTGTGGTCCAAAATCGGTAAAATGTCCTATAATATGTTTACCACCTGTATCGGGCACtgctgatatattttttaaacaagctTTAGCTTTATCAGCAAAGGGATATCGTGTGATCTCAGCCGAACCTCCTGTTTATTGGACTGTTCGAGAATTTTGTGATGGttttaaaaagttgttagaTTATTTAGAATTTACTAAAGTACATATATTTGGCGCATCATTAG GTGGCTTTTTAGCACAAAAGTTTGCCGAATCAACATATTTGTGCCCACGAGTCGCTTCTTTAGTTCTTTGTAATTCCTTTAccgatacaaaaatatttagttatagAGACTCTGCGTTGTTATTTTGGATCTTGCCTGCAATGGTGCTTAAACGTATGATTATGGGTAATTTTCATTGTGAAAAAGTTGATCCAGAAATTGTGGAAGCAATTGATTTTATGGTAGAAAGG ctGGAAAGTTTATCGCAAGCCGAATTGGCAAGTAGATTAACATTAAACTGTATACCAGATTATGTAGAAGTTCACAAGCTAAACGATCTTCCAGTGAcaataattgatgtttttgatGAATATGCTCTCTCTAGTGAAGTAAGAGAAGAAACTTATAAATGTTATCCTAATGCAAGACTTGGGCATTTAAAATCCGGTGGTAATTTTCCATACTTAAGTCGTTCCGAGGaagtcaatttatatttacag ATTCATTTACGACAATTTGATGGGACCAAAGAAGCAGCTGCTGATCCATCGATTAAAACATTAAAGCCATTAGTGtctaaaaaataa
- the LOC123297289 gene encoding stomatin-like protein 2, mitochondrial, protein MLSRAFIYSSILDTVKVSSAGANPLVLKSSVVGGSYITVRNKISTPINTVIMFVPQQESWIVERMGKFHRILEPGLNVLLPVIDRVKYVQSLKEIAIDVPKQSAITSDNVTLSIDGVLYLRILDPYLASYGVEDPEFAITQLAQTTMRSELGKISLDKVFRERESLNVSIVESINKASEAWGITCLRYEIRDIKLPARVQEAMQMQVEAERKKRAAILESEGVREADINVAEGKRQSRILASEAEQQERINKAKGEATAILKIAEARACSLNVVANALQSVNGKNAASLSVAEQYVHAFQKMARTNNTLILPSNVGDVSSLVAQAMSVFNHVTKENNRQAENVSDHENLAQSSSNVIDSSQNEMQQLLSKENQDEKDIKPVRSDVL, encoded by the exons ATGCTTTCACGTGCATTTATATATTCGTCAATATTGGATACCGTAAAG GTATCGTCAGCCGGGGCCAATCCACTCGTTTTAAAATCATCAGTTGTTGGAGGATCATATATTACAGttcgaaataaaatatcaactcCTATTAATACTGTTATAATGTTTGTACCCCAACAGGAg tCATGGATAGTAGAACGTATGGGTAAATTTCACCGAATATTAGAACCTGGTTTAAATGTGTTATTACCAGTTATAGATCGGGTTAAATATGTGCaaagtttaaaagaaattgcAATTGATGTACCCAAACAGAGCGCAATCACATCAGATAATGTAACGCTAAGTATCGATGGTGTATTATATTTACGAATATTAGATCcatatttagcaagttatggtGTTGAAGATCCAGAATTTGCCATTACACAACTAGCACAAACCACAATGAGATCAGAATTAGGAAAAATTTCATTGGATAAAGTATTTCGAGAACgtgaaagtttaaatgttagcATAGTGGAATCGATAAATAAAGCTAGTGAAGCATGGGGGATAACATGTCTACGTTATGAAATTC GTGACATAAAATTACCTGCAAGAGTACAAGAAGCGATGCAAATGCAGGTCGAAGCTGAAAGGAAAAAACGTGCTGCTATCCTAGAATCTGAAGGTGTGCGTGAAGCCGATATTAATGTAGCAGAAGGAAAACGGCAATCTCGAATTCTTGCTTCTG aggCTGAACAACAGGAAAGAATAAACAAAGCCAAAGGTGAAGCAACCGCCATACTTAAAATTGCTGAAGCGCGAGCCTGCAGTTTAAATGTTGTTGCAAATGCATTACAATCAGTGAATGGAAAAAACGCTGCATCATTAAGTGTCGCTGAACAATATGTACATGCATTTCAAAAGATGGCACGCACAAATAATACACTTATATTACCATCAAATGTTGGTGATGTATCTAGTTTGGTTGCACAA GCAATGAGCGTTTTTAATCatgtaacaaaagaaaataatagacAAGCAGAGAATGTTTCAGATCATGAAAATCTTGCTCAATCATCATCGAATGTAATTGATTCGTCACAAAACGAAATGCAACAATTGTTATCTAAAGAAAATCAAgatgaaaaagatataaaaccTGTGCGTTCtgatgttttgtaa
- the LOC123297288 gene encoding coiled-coil domain-containing protein 112-like, translating into MIKNLKTLVMARKRLKKDITDKNKLKEFDLSYFKNSIAFIEKNISVLRSQINSELERLKFDENDINTDLNKILSKNDLFETTDDVKKDSIAKKHLSKSTKSSSKEISKFLDFVHEKGGHEGGWGVDDHGIFLKYYRQHEKDIVTLIKVLSNFLPEKTDESIIEHVEWFMEYENKKEKYKNAIRNWRQSKTVKRTIEINFTDNTTIMKPEPVKQEKISPKNDDKILKAKIKEWKESKTKKLEEEKQIVSPPQSVYGKSKIVTENDRMKIKVKIANWKQTKLIEKQKQEEEQRYVQDIEKEIRTIESKKLIKEFQDQDMNFIRRRQQLKTLTKKIQPLRTRSLTVPNVMRDPDRIHRATKQWLAKTQQERSQSEIVTRNNIQVLSVNHIPKLRKPEWIGVLPSIMYH; encoded by the exons atgattaaaaatttaaaaacacttgTAATGGCACGTAAACGATTAAAGAAAGATATAActgataaaaataaactgaaagaatttg atttatcatattttaaaaattcaattgcgTTTATTGAGAAAAACATTTCCGTATTGAGAAGTCAAATTAATTCGGAATTAGAAcgattaaaatttgatgaaaatgataTCAATACAGATCTGAATAAAATCTTatccaaaaatgatttatttgaaacaacTGACGATGTGAAAAAAGATTCGATAGCAAAAAAACACTTGAGTAAATCAACTAAGAGTAGTTCTaag gaaatatcaaaatttctgGATTTTGTCCATGAGAAAGGTGGTCATGAAGGTGGTTGGGGTGTGGATGATcatggaatatttttaaaatattacagacAACATGAAAAAGATATTGTGacattaattaaagttttatcaaatttcttaCCAG aaaaaacgGACGAATCTATAATAGAACATGTGGAATGGTTTATGGAATATGAGAACAAAAaagagaaatataaaaatgctatacgaaattggagacaaagtAAAACTGTTAAACGtactattgaaattaatttcacCGATAATACGACTATTATGAAACCAGAACCTgtgaaacaagaaaaaatatcaccgaaaaatgatgataaaattttgaaggCTAAAATTAAAGAGTGGAAG gaaagtaaaaccaaaaaacttgaagaagaaaaacaaattgtatcGCCACCACAATCTGTTTATGGCAAAAGTAAAATCGTAACAGAAAATGATCGTATGaaaattaaagtgaaaattGCCAAttggaaacaaacaaaattaatcgaaaaacaaaaacaagagGAAGAACAAAGATACGTTCAAGATATAGAAAAAGAAATACGTACaattgaatcaaaaaaattaattaaagaatttcaaGATCAAGATATGAATTTTATACGACGTCGTCAGCAATTAAAAacgttaacgaaaaaaattcaaccgTTACGTACCCGTAGTTTAACGGTACCAAATGTAATGCGTGACCCGGATCGTATTCATCGGGCTACCAAACAATGGCTTGCGAAAACACAACAGGAACGTTCTCAATCGGAAATTGTGACACGTAATAATATTCAAGTGTTATCCGTGAATCATATTCCTAAGTT gCGTAAACCAGAATGGATTGGAGTCTTGCCAAGTATTATGtaccattaa